TTAagattcattaatttttaagcatttaatttaatttaatttaacattaatagAACACTACtgagaaaaaataacaaataaataacttgCTAATATTATAAAGtgagcaataaaatattaaatagttttctagcattgtaatttaaaaaacaggcctaatttaagtttaatccACAAGAAACTGCAATTTTTGCTGGAACCAAGAATTTGAAACAAACGATCGAGCAACCCTCGTCAGGTATGCCATGACGGACACATAATTTAGCAGCTCACCGCTTCAAAAGCTGATGCCGTCCCCCATCTTCAATCAGACAACCCTGCCATCCTGCAACCCTAGAAAcctggagcaggagcaggagcagaagcagGCAACGAGCTGGCGACAAGTGATGAGTGAATGCAAAGAATTTGAATATTGTGCCGCGGCGGCAGTTGACATAAATCGTCAATGACAGCGACATCGCCTCCTTTTGGGCCTTAAACACGCAGCGAGGGAGACAACTGGGCAAAAAGGCCGACAATCAGCGAACTGGCCGCAGAACACGACAGACAACTGTAATCCGCTATTGTGATTGTGTACAGTGGAGGCACAGGATCTGACTGTGACTCTGACTCTTTGGGTTTATCCCCAGTTCCCAGTTTGCAGTTTCCCATTTGCTCGCCTCAACTGTCAGCGAGCTTCTCAAAATCAATTCTAATCGATTTAGGACATTTTGACAGCATTTATTGGCAGCATTCGCGTGGCCGCGATACCAAAAACACCTTCCAAAATTGCTGACCATGCGAACAACAATGTCGACTCGCCAAAATGTCAACAACATTTTGGCTTAAATGAagagagagacaaaaaaaaaaagcaaacgagAACAAGGcagcattatcattatctgAGTGGAAGCTGATTGAAAACAGATAATTAAAATCTTCTAATTAGCGGCATgttcacgcacacacacacacacacacacacacacaggtcAAGCTTGTATGCGTgcgtataagtgtgtgtgtgtgtgttacctTAACCACTGTCGGCTGTCAGGGAAAACAAGTTCATAAATCTTGCGCCCAACAAATCGTTTTGCAACATGAAAGAACATTACATATATAAGAAaaagtcaacagcagcagcaacaacaacaacgaagcgACAACAAAAGACtccaagcaacaaaaaaactgtccactcaatgtgtgtgtgcgtatgtgtgtgtaagtgtgtgcgtgtgtgtgtgtggatagCTGCAACATGTGGAGAACTTCTTCGTATGGGAGCTCTGCAAGTATTTTTTTCCTCTTTGGCCAAAACGTTTAATAAACAAGATTCCCATGTCGATTATCACAAATTAGTCACATTAATTATAACCGAAGGCTCCTTGCCTGATTCTATCTCATTTAAGTTAAAACGGGAAGCCCTAAAGGGATATCTGCATTTGAGCCAAATCGTCAATTGGATTTTCGTTGTGCGATTTGTGGATGATATTTAATccatatttaaagaatatttatgtcactgttattaaaatacaatttttaagtacATTCCGTGAATTATTTGAAACTTTAAAAACTTGTACCTGTAAGTTGCTTACATAACattctataaaatttatttatagtaattgtaaatttaagccataagcttttattttgaattttaatccTTTGTTTGTCGATTTCGAGCTCTCTAAATGATGAAAATatcattgcatactttgcggcTGCTAATAATTCCTACTGTATAtcacaaaataccaaaatttatgGTTATGAAAagcgttgcatacttttcagctgATCACTTAAAGTAATGTCTTCGCTTATGACTTAGCCAAGTACAGAACCGCTTTCGATGTTTTTAATCGCCTTATTGATAGCGTTGCCAACTATTGTCAAATGGCGGCAAAGgcgtatttaaatatgacttttgtgttttgttttgttgtttaatttatttgtttattgtaatttcataaaattcgaCATATACAGCAACTTAAAACATATGGCGCTCTCATTTCATAATCATTCACAAATGACACACTCAAATCTCAAATCTTATAAGCAAAAATACCGAAAAACAGCAGTGATATGATCACAATCGCGATTCCGTTGAACTTCTAAGCCTTGCGCTCGAACAGCAAGGGGAAGGGCTTGTCCTGCGGCGCCTGCAACCAATTTTCCTCCGAATACTTCACATTATTCTCAGTCTCAATTACGTGGAAGGTGTAGGCGTGTCGACTCTTCTGTGAGCGATTCTGTTCACTCTTGTGTACCACATTGCCATGGATGACAATGCATGTGCCTGCGAAGGATAAAGGATAAAGGATAAGTACTAATAAAAATAGACTGGAACTCTAACGAAACTTACCTTTGCTGACTTGCAGCGGGGTAAAACTGGACTTGGGATAAACGGGAGCAGCACGATCGTAAACCATTAGCTCTTTGGCATCCTTGTCGGGATTGCGATGATATCGACGGTGCACGCCACTCTTGTGTGAGCCCTTTATGAACTGCAGACAGCCATTCTGGAGCGTGCAATCCTCTAGGGCAAACCAGAAGCCCACTGCCGAATTGGGCTCTGTGTGAAGGAACCACGAGTCCTGATGCGGGGTCACCTCACCGCCAATGCCGGAATTCTTGTAGATATACATGCTCTGACAAACGGCGGGACGATTGAAATTCAACTGCCAGCAAATCTCACGCACGCGATTGCTAAAGGTC
The genomic region above belongs to Drosophila innubila isolate TH190305 chromosome 3R unlocalized genomic scaffold, UK_Dinn_1.0 2_E_3R, whole genome shotgun sequence and contains:
- the LOC117791833 gene encoding phytanoyl-CoA dioxygenase domain-containing protein 1, translated to MHSKILDEFNENGYLVIEDFLTPEEVDTLYQAGRTLCLDAPQSNRKIFSTLKAEDAHSKELYFMESGDKVRYFFEQGAVGDEGQLIVDPMKALNKVGHALHVEHPTFNALTFSNRVREICWQLNFNRPAVCQSMYIYKNSGIGGEVTPHQDSWFLHTEPNSAVGFWFALEDCTLQNGCLQFIKGSHKSGVHRRYHRNPDKDAKELMVYDRAAPVYPKSSFTPLQVSKGTCIVIHGNVVHKSEQNRSQKSRHAYTFHVIETENNVKYSEENWLQAPQDKPFPLLFERKA